One part of the Lytechinus pictus isolate F3 Inbred chromosome 3, Lp3.0, whole genome shotgun sequence genome encodes these proteins:
- the LOC129256178 gene encoding diamine acetyltransferase 1-like, which yields MASYTIRKGRIEDCEALFELAMKLRVHTGDAVFGGPVTTEEMLREDGFGPKPRYRFYLAIYSPPENGPQTIEKAVGFVGLSDMFCPLSGRTSYLTGLFVDVEHRGNHLGVALMKAVAQDCVKQRSSRLSFAVDTNDLDTRKFYAAVGATNLTESTTPNEYWRFFEPNMKKLATGDELKSSSGKTIAFKTD from the exons ATGGCTTCATACACGATCAGGAAAGGCAGAATAGAGGACTGTGAAGCTCTCTTCGAGCTTGCTATGAAACTCCGTGTACACACCGGTGATGCAGTTTTCGGAGGTCCAGTCACCACAGAAGAAA TGCTAAGAGAAGATGGATTTGGACCTAAACCACGGTATAGGTTCTACCTGGCAATTTATTCACCACCTGAAAACGGACCTCAAACCATTGAAAAGGCAGTCGGTTTCGTAGGTTTGAGCGACATGTTCTGCCCGTTGTCTGGGCGTACGTCATATCTTACTGGGCTTTTCGTAGACGTGGAGCATCGAG GTAATCATCTAGGAGTGGCACTAATGAAAGCAGTAGCACAG GATTGCGTGAAACAGAGAAGCAGCAGGCTCAGTTTTGCAGTGGATACCAACGATCTCGATACCAGGAAATTTTACGCTGCAGTTGGAGCAACAAATCTTACCGAGTCGACTACTCCAAATGAATACTGGAGATTTTTTGAGCCGAACATGAAAAAGCTAGCAACTGGCGACGAGCTAAAATCTTCAAGTGGCAAAACTATTGCATTTAAAACCGACTAA